TAACGAAAAAGAATCCGGTATCAGCATTCATTATGTCAATTCTGTTTATGACGACGGTCAAATTATAGCTCAGTTCAAAACCCCATTAAATGACAATGATGATATCAACTCGCTTAAATCTAAAATTAAAACCCTTGAGCAAAAGCATTTTCCTGAAACCATTGCTAAAATTTTAAATCATGGCTAAACAAAAATATTACGTGGTTTGGGATGGACATAATCCTGGAATTTACAAGACTTGGGAAGACTGTAAGTTGCAAATCAAAAATTATTCACAAGCCAAATACAAGTCTTTTCATAGTCTGGCTACTGCTGAAGAAGCGTTTAATATGGGCTTTTATGAATTTCAAAAACTCAGCAAGCTCAATCAACTCAAGCCTAAGTTACCGCGTGAAGTTCAACTTAATTCTATCTGTGTTGATGCGGCTTCAAGCGGTAATCCTGGAAAGATGGAATACCGAGGCGTAGAAACTCAAACCCGAAAGGTTTTATTTCAAAAAGGTCCATTTGAACAAGCTACAAATAATATTGGCGAATTTTTGGCTCTCGTGCATGGTTTAGCCTTTTTGCAAAAACAACAAAGCTCAAGAGTTTTATATTCTGATTCTAAAATAGCCATCGGTTGGGTAAAACAAAAACGCTGCAAAACCAAGCTTAAACTCACCCAAAGCAATGCTGAAGTATTTGAATTGATCAAACGTGCAGAAATTTGGCTCAAAACCCATTCTTATAAAACTAAAATCTTAAAATGGGAAACTAAAATTTGGGGCGAAATTCCTGCTGATTTTGGGAGAAAGTAATGCCAATTTGAAAGTATAATACCAACCTATATTATAAGGAGCATTTACACGACATTCAAGATAACATTCGGAATTATATTTCAGAGAAATTTTCTGAAATTTTTGAGATCAGAAAAACTATGTCAACAAACATATACATCAAGGCTAATTTTTCCACTTTAAGCTTTCCATAATTTTCCGCATATCATTCTTAAGATATTCCGCCGCTGGTAAAATAGAATCGTAATTGGGTTGTGCCTTAAAATAAATGGATCCTGTAACAAAGTGGTTCAAGCTATCAGTTAAGTAAAATTGAGCTTGAGAAGCAGATTACCTTCAATTTCATAAAACAAGCCATATGTGTTGTGTTCATCATTGATAAAGGATTGTGATAAAATAGCATCAGCTTTAATTTCGTGTTTCAAGGGCAATTTTTGAGCATCAATAATGAGAGATTTTAAATTATTTTCAACAGGATAATAACTGATGTAAATAGAGCCTTTCATTTCAGGATAGGTGATGTCTAACCAACAGGGGCGATTTTGAATACTATCATTTATTTTGGATAGGCTGTTAACGATAAAGCTAAAAGGGCAATTTAACTCTGTTTTGAAATATTGAGGTTTAGGATATTCTAAGGCTAAAAAGGCTTTTGGTTTAGGTAAAGCGTCATGGTCTTGACAAGCAAAGCTTAAAACTGCTAAAACACTTAAACTAATTGCTTTTTTTATACCCATTAACTCATTTTTTTTAACTTAGATGCAAACAGTAATAGTTGTATGCTTATTTTATGTTTAAGGTCTAACTGAAGTTTCGCTCTTTTTTAAATTGTCCTAAAAACAAGATAAATATCAGAAAAAAAGCAAAATTTTGTTTTTTTAATTTACTGATTTTCAATATAATTAAAGCTGTAATTCCAAATACAACAACAAAATGCTACAGCACAAAGATATTAAAAATTTATCAGAATTAAACAGGGCTTTTATTGATAAACACACACATTCATCTAAAAATTCTGTATCCTTCAATTTCTGGGTTCTAATATTAGATTTCTAAGCATGAAAGTCTATATCTTAAAACAAAGTCGTCTAAACTATATCATCTAAACTGGTTTGCACAAAACCTGAATGTTGTGCTTTTGGCTTAATTTGATTAATCACGTAGTCTAATGAAAGATAAGATGGAAGACATATTCTTATTTTCTCTACAAAGTTCGAGACTGCTGTTTTTGTTTTTCAAGTTTCGGAAAGTTGTGAAATATTAGACTGAGTTTAATTTTCAACCCCTTTTAGGCATCATATAGACTACTTTAAAATGTTAAAAAAGTAATATTTTAGTACATCATTACTACTTCAATATGTTAATTTTTTAAATAATACATCGTTTTCGTTTATATTAGCATTACATCAACTGATGCATGTTAACATAAATTTAAACTTAAATATTTTCACTGACGTATTTATGATGTGTGGAAGTATTTATTTATAGATTATTTTATTTTTAATTTAGTTGCCGACATTTATTTTAATTAAATTTTATTTTATGAAAAAAGTATTCAGCCTATTTTGTCTTTTATTTTGTTCTATAATATCTTGGAGTCAACAAGAGGTAAGTGGTGTTGTAACAGTCTGCTAGTGATGGCATCCCGATACCAGGCGTTAATATAATTATCGAGGGAACGTCTAATGGTACAACAACAGATTTTGATGGTAAATACTCAATCAGTGTAGAGCGAGGAAAAAAACTAATCTTTAGTTATGTAGGATTTAAAACTGAAAGTATCTTAATAGAAGACCAAACCACAATTAATGTATCTCTGGAAGATGATGTTCAATCTTTAGATGAAATAGTTGTAGTTGGTTATGGTGGTCAGAAAAAAGCTGATTTAACTGGAGCTATAACCACTGTAAAGTCTGATGTTATTGAAAAAACACCTGCTAACAATATTATGCAATCCTTACAAGGTAGAGTAGCTGGGCTACAAATTATCAGTAGCGGTTCTCCTGGATCAGGTCCATCAGTTAGAATAAGAGGTGTTAATTCTTTTGTCGCTGGTGGTAGTCCTTTATATGTTGTAGATGGAGTTTTTTATGACAACATAGATTTCCTAGACAGCAGTCAGATAGAGAGTATATCAGTTTTAAAAGATGCATCTTCGATAGCAATCTTTGGTCAAAAAGGAACAAATGGTGTTGTAATTGTAGAAACTAAAGGTGGCAAGACCAACAAAAAACCTACATTTACCTACAGTGGATTCACAGGACTTCAAAATGCTCAAAACATTGTACAAATGGCTAATGCAGAGCAATTTGTTACAATGGCTATGGAATCTGGTTCTCAAGCTGATATTCAATTTGTTGAAAATGCAATCCAAAGATTTGGACGAAGCAGAATAAATCCTAATCTACCTGATGTTAATACAGACTGGTATGATGAAATATTAAGGACTGCTCCTATTCAAAATCATAACATAGGTGTAACAGGAGGCACAGAAAAAACCTCTTATGGAGTAAATGCTAGTTACTTTTCTCAAGAAGGTATTTTAGATATGAAAAATGAATACGAACGTTTCAATATTCAATCAAATATTGATGTAGAAGTATCTGATAGGATAAAAGTAGGAGCTAATGCCTTATTTAGTAATGCTGAAAGATTTATCCCTGAAAATGGAGCTTGGTTTCAGGCTTATTTTGCTGTACCTATTCTACCTGTATTTGACTATCTTAATACTGAGGCAACACCTATTCCTTATTCAGATGCGACATTACTTGGTTATAGAGGTTCTCAAAACCCTTTTCCAGTTATGAGATTTAATGATAATAGAGAAAAACAAAGACGAACATTAACAAGTATATATGCCGAATATTCAATTATTCCAGACAAATTAACTTTTAGAACGTTTTACAGTCACGATTATTCAACATTTTCAGTTCGTAATGTAAGAAAACCTTATTTTATTTCAGAAAACTCACAAAGAGCTGTATCTTCTATTACTAGAGTAGAAAGAAACGTATCCAATCAATATTGGGATAATATTTTAACTTATAATGACTCATTTGGGGAACATGATTTAAAAGTTATAGCTGGCACATCATATCGCGACGAACAGTTTAATGCATTAACAGCAACTGGAGATGATATAACAGGAATAGATTTTGAAACTTCTTGGTTTTTAGATTTTGCAGACCCAAGCTCTTTTGCTAATCAGGTTAATGGCAATGGTGATAGATTATATTCCTTTGCCTATTTGGGAAGAGCAGAATATAGCTTTAAAGATAAATACTTAATTAATGGAACTTATAGATATGAAGGTGATGGAAGATTTCCTAAAGAAATATGGTTAGGAACAGGAAGTGTTGGTTTAGGTTGGGTCATCTCTGAAGAGAATTTTATGGAAAATAACAAAATATTTGATTTTCTTAAACTAAGAGGGAGTTGGGGACAATTGCCAAATGGGGCTCTAACTGGTAGTGCCGGAACTAGAACCATATCTACACTTACAACTGCAATAAACGATATGCTAGTTAATGGTATTATAAGCACAAACAATTTTACAGATTTAGAAAGAGAAATTTTAGAAGAAACTAATGTTGGTATTAGTGCCAAAATGTTTGATAACAAACTTTCTTTAGAATTAGACTATTTTAGAAGAGATACTAAAAAACTGGTCATCCCAGTTATTCAACCCATTGCTGGTAATACTGTATTAGAAAATGCTGGAGAAATGAGAAATACTGGTTTTGAGCTTGTCGCTACATGGTCTCAAGTTATTAATGATAATTGGAATTTTTCAGTAAGTGGTAATATTGGCACATTGGATAATGAAATGACTAAAATAAACAACGGTCTCGGATACATAGATACTGGCTCTGCAGAATTTAGACAGAGGTCTATTTTAGGCGAACCAAGAGAAGCCTTTTTCGGTTTAGAAGTAGCCGGTGTTTACCAAAATGCAGAGCAAATTGCAAATGATCCAATTGCTATTGAAAACAACTTAGAACCTGGAGATTTTATATATAAAGACCAAAATAATGATGGAATTATTGATGACCAGGATAGAACAGTAATAGGTTCCTATTTACCAGATATAACTTATGGTGGAAATTTTCAAGTTTCATACAAAAATTTTGACCTATCGGTAGCATTTGCAGGTCAAGCAGGTAATGAAATTTTGAACCGAAGACGGGGTGAAGTCATATTTACCAATGACACTAATATAGATGCTGATTTTGCTAAAAACAGATGGCATGGTGAAGGCACTACTAATTCTTACCCATCTTCGGCTGGGAGAAGAAAAGGCTGGAATCAAAGACTATCTACGTTTTTTATTGAAGACGGATGGTTTTTTAGAATACAAAATGCACAATTGGCTTACACTCTGAATTCAAAAACTTTCGGAGAAAAAATACCAGAAATAAGACTTACCCTAACAGCTGAAAGACCTTTAACAGTATTTGATTACAATGGGTTTAACCCTGAGCAACCAAATGGAGTAGATAGGCAAACCTTTCCTGTTCCAGCTATATACACTTTTGGAATAAACATTAAAATCTAAAATTTAATAAAATGAGAATTACAAAAAAATTTAAACAACTATTCAAAGCATTATTTGTTTTAGTGATTGTAGTTTGTACAACACTGACATCCTGCGATGATAAATTAGAACAGAATGAAGGACAACTTGCAGCTGATGATTTAGATTTTACCCAATCAGAAGATATGATTTTACCGCTAATAGGTGCATACAGTGTAACTTATTCAAGAGGTTGGGAAGATCCTCTACTTATCGGCGTTAGAGGTGATGATGTTAATGCAGGTGGCTTAGGAGATCAACCCCTTTTTACTGAGACTGACTTATACAATTACGACAGAGGGTTTTGGATGTATAATCAAGTTTGGGAAAATTTCTATGGAGATATTCTTGATATAAACAACACACGCGAGACAATTGAACAATATCAAGAATTTGCAACTGGAGACTTCATTGGATTAGCAGACCAGTATATTGCTGAAACTAAAGTATTGAGTGGTTTTCAACACTTACAAATGTCTAAACTTTGGGGTGATATCTTTATTATTACCTCGACAGACGTTAAGCAAGAAATAGACAACGGTGTATATACCAAAATGGAAGTTATGCAATATGTGTCAGACCTTATGGACGAGGCTATTCCTTTCTTGCCAGACATGAGACCAAACGAAAGAACAGATGTTCCTGGAGGTGTTACAAAATATACTGCTCTGGCAATAAAAGCTATGGCAAACTTAGAAATGGAAAATTATCAAGGTGTTGCAGATGCTACAAAAGAGATAATAGATTCTAACAAATTTATTTTATTTCCAGATTTTTATGAACTATTTAAAAAACCTGGAAAATTAGCTGATGAAAATATTTTTGAATTACAATTTTCAGACTTCAATTCAGCCACTGGACCAGTAAGCAATCATCTATTTGCTCCTTTTGATCCCTCAAGTTGGGATCCTGTTGTTGAAACAGCTTCTGGAGGCTGGGGATTTTATGAACCTAGTCTTAAATACATAAAATTTATGTTAGACAGAAACGATCAAATAAGACTTGTAACTAGCGTTAATTTTACACCTCGTGGTATAGATAAAATCATGGAGGATCCAAATTATGCAACTCTTCCAAATTATATTTCTAACGTTACTTTAGATGGTGATGTCTTTAATGATTACTCAAGAGCA
This genomic window from Flavobacterium sp. CS20 contains:
- a CDS encoding gliding motility lipoprotein GldD, with the protein product MGIKKAISLSVLAVLSFACQDHDALPKPKAFLALEYPKPQYFKTELNCPFSFIVNSLSKINDSIQNRPCWLDITYPEMKGSIYISYYPVENNLKSLIIDAQKLPLKHEIKADAILSQSFINDEHNTYGLFYEIEGNLLLKLNFT
- a CDS encoding RagB/SusD family nutrient uptake outer membrane protein codes for the protein MRITKKFKQLFKALFVLVIVVCTTLTSCDDKLEQNEGQLAADDLDFTQSEDMILPLIGAYSVTYSRGWEDPLLIGVRGDDVNAGGLGDQPLFTETDLYNYDRGFWMYNQVWENFYGDILDINNTRETIEQYQEFATGDFIGLADQYIAETKVLSGFQHLQMSKLWGDIFIITSTDVKQEIDNGVYTKMEVMQYVSDLMDEAIPFLPDMRPNERTDVPGGVTKYTALAIKAMANLEMENYQGVADATKEIIDSNKFILFPDFYELFKKPGKLADENIFELQFSDFNSATGPVSNHLFAPFDPSSWDPVVETASGGWGFYEPSLKYIKFMLDRNDQIRLVTSVNFTPRGIDKIMEDPNYATLPNYISNVTLDGDVFNDYSRAMFASGKHYLPSNQLTPGRNDYGSGKNLIVIRYAEILLMYAEALTRGASGSNMTADQAVNIVRSRVNMPALSNVTTQDVLNEKYAELAMEWGIRYFDMIRVDNYDELSYGGRTFTADKELLPYPQEQLDLLPLE
- a CDS encoding TonB-dependent receptor, whose amino-acid sequence is MEGTSNGTTTDFDGKYSISVERGKKLIFSYVGFKTESILIEDQTTINVSLEDDVQSLDEIVVVGYGGQKKADLTGAITTVKSDVIEKTPANNIMQSLQGRVAGLQIISSGSPGSGPSVRIRGVNSFVAGGSPLYVVDGVFYDNIDFLDSSQIESISVLKDASSIAIFGQKGTNGVVIVETKGGKTNKKPTFTYSGFTGLQNAQNIVQMANAEQFVTMAMESGSQADIQFVENAIQRFGRSRINPNLPDVNTDWYDEILRTAPIQNHNIGVTGGTEKTSYGVNASYFSQEGILDMKNEYERFNIQSNIDVEVSDRIKVGANALFSNAERFIPENGAWFQAYFAVPILPVFDYLNTEATPIPYSDATLLGYRGSQNPFPVMRFNDNREKQRRTLTSIYAEYSIIPDKLTFRTFYSHDYSTFSVRNVRKPYFISENSQRAVSSITRVERNVSNQYWDNILTYNDSFGEHDLKVIAGTSYRDEQFNALTATGDDITGIDFETSWFLDFADPSSFANQVNGNGDRLYSFAYLGRAEYSFKDKYLINGTYRYEGDGRFPKEIWLGTGSVGLGWVISEENFMENNKIFDFLKLRGSWGQLPNGALTGSAGTRTISTLTTAINDMLVNGIISTNNFTDLEREILEETNVGISAKMFDNKLSLELDYFRRDTKKLVIPVIQPIAGNTVLENAGEMRNTGFELVATWSQVINDNWNFSVSGNIGTLDNEMTKINNGLGYIDTGSAEFRQRSILGEPREAFFGLEVAGVYQNAEQIANDPIAIENNLEPGDFIYKDQNNDGIIDDQDRTVIGSYLPDITYGGNFQVSYKNFDLSVAFAGQAGNEILNRRRGEVIFTNDTNIDADFAKNRWHGEGTTNSYPSSAGRRKGWNQRLSTFFIEDGWFFRIQNAQLAYTLNSKTFGEKIPEIRLTLTAERPLTVFDYNGFNPEQPNGVDRQTFPVPAIYTFGINIKI
- a CDS encoding viroplasmin family protein, producing MAKQKYYVVWDGHNPGIYKTWEDCKLQIKNYSQAKYKSFHSLATAEEAFNMGFYEFQKLSKLNQLKPKLPREVQLNSICVDAASSGNPGKMEYRGVETQTRKVLFQKGPFEQATNNIGEFLALVHGLAFLQKQQSSRVLYSDSKIAIGWVKQKRCKTKLKLTQSNAEVFELIKRAEIWLKTHSYKTKILKWETKIWGEIPADFGRK